One genomic segment of Catalinimonas alkaloidigena includes these proteins:
- a CDS encoding protein kinase domain-containing protein — MSYEYRLKNQDVVRVEKTPFNSGGEGKVYKVVKTPQFTHHCVKIYDHKYRTSEREHKLQYMVHNPPSSLEGEHYMVCWPVDVLYDKEEFIGFVMPMAFENSIQLYEICTLSLRKKLTQEWHKFDRGNNSNNIIRLKLCVNIALAIHNVHSIQHYVLVDMKPQNILASPDGKVSIIDLDSIQIYKGNQVIYRSSVATPEYVPPESHSLSPSNDFIPVSWDRFSIAVIFYEILFGIHPYASTASGNYNEFNTVSEKIQSGLFPFGSKSGCITTLPKPHENFTFNISSTLQDLFILAFENGHYEPEIRPTLETWGKVIYSEIISPTYPFRIKANQLVLARNNNNGNSVSKTKYEKIKGEYYKIKDDYNKLKNTFTESSRNHKVWLITLIILSTILTTIIFYFHNNLQSQKSSTAQFRRQYNDLLNKSDSYQNQIASLTNEKNRLSDEIVSLKGLNNKLENKVKSVSPFSIINIDFSNNGSSSFKNSFYSFETTYLYPRLSYESNIKDGVEATLYFKYFFPNGKLLQTSDSPYGYTFNESFSIPDNYAQNVLEVDHGIGYSELYKWPKGRYKVEVWYKSNPIYNTFFEIK, encoded by the coding sequence ATGTCATATGAGTACAGATTAAAGAACCAAGATGTAGTTAGGGTAGAAAAAACTCCTTTTAACTCTGGGGGTGAAGGAAAAGTTTATAAAGTTGTAAAAACACCCCAATTTACTCACCATTGTGTGAAAATTTATGATCATAAATATAGAACGTCTGAACGTGAGCATAAACTTCAATATATGGTGCATAATCCTCCTTCTTCATTAGAAGGAGAACACTATATGGTTTGCTGGCCTGTTGATGTCTTATATGATAAAGAAGAATTTATTGGTTTTGTTATGCCTATGGCATTTGAGAACAGTATTCAGCTCTATGAAATATGTACTCTGAGCTTAAGAAAGAAGTTAACTCAAGAATGGCATAAATTTGATCGTGGAAATAATAGCAACAACATAATTCGTCTAAAATTATGTGTGAATATTGCTCTTGCTATTCATAATGTTCATTCTATACAACATTATGTTTTAGTAGATATGAAACCTCAAAATATTTTAGCCTCTCCAGATGGGAAAGTATCTATAATTGATCTTGATTCTATTCAAATTTATAAAGGTAATCAAGTGATATATAGAAGTTCTGTAGCCACCCCTGAATATGTGCCGCCAGAATCACACAGTCTTAGCCCTTCTAATGACTTTATCCCTGTTTCTTGGGACAGATTTTCAATCGCTGTTATTTTCTATGAAATATTATTTGGAATTCATCCTTATGCTTCAACTGCCTCTGGTAATTATAATGAGTTCAATACTGTAAGCGAAAAAATTCAAAGCGGTCTTTTCCCATTTGGCTCAAAGTCAGGTTGTATCACTACTCTGCCTAAACCTCATGAAAACTTTACTTTCAATATTTCATCTACTTTACAAGATTTATTCATTCTAGCTTTTGAAAATGGTCATTACGAACCTGAGATAAGACCTACACTAGAAACCTGGGGAAAAGTTATCTACAGTGAAATTATAAGTCCAACGTATCCTTTTAGAATTAAAGCAAATCAGCTTGTACTAGCGAGAAATAATAATAACGGTAACTCTGTTAGCAAAACTAAATATGAAAAGATTAAAGGTGAATATTACAAAATAAAAGACGACTATAATAAACTAAAAAATACTTTTACTGAATCAAGCCGGAATCATAAAGTATGGTTAATTACATTAATAATCCTATCTACAATTTTGACAACCATTATTTTTTATTTTCATAATAATTTACAATCTCAAAAAAGTAGTACAGCTCAATTTAGGAGACAATATAATGACCTGTTGAATAAGTCTGATTCTTATCAAAATCAAATTGCCAGCCTTACAAATGAAAAAAACCGATTAAGTGATGAAATAGTATCATTAAAAGGGCTTAATAATAAATTGGAAAATAAAGTAAAAAGTGTTTCACCGTTTAGTATTATTAATATTGACTTTTCAAATAATGGTTCATCCTCATTCAAAAACTCATTTTACTCATTTGAAACAACTTACTTATACCCAAGATTATCCTATGAAAGTAACATAAAAGATGGTGTTGAGGCAACCTTATATTTTAAATACTTTTTTCCTAATGGGAAACTTTTACAAACCAGTGATTCACCATATGGATATACATTTAATGAATCATTCTCGATACCGGATAATTATGCTCAAAATGTTCTAGAGGTTGATCATGGTATCGGTTACTCTGAACTTTATAAATGGCCGAAAGGTAGGTACAAAGTTGAAGTTTGGTATAAATCTAACCCTATATATAACACTTTTTTTGAAATAAAATAA
- a CDS encoding SIR2 family protein has product MNISFVLGAGFSFNAGIPIVSGISERFTQERIHENILHFPSEESAWSEFAIPADVKNGSISHDKDVLGFILQELVSTFLEENIDDNGVLNYEDFYFWSRNYLVNNINWITVVESASENYYKEYKSKLKRFDTITPKHVFSCILHLIRDLLEIRREIHSLRSDYSYFIKVISDNSNEINIFTLNHDLLLEILMENSSLNYSNGFSTSKSTLIDDDKSSLAIFDNTFDERIKIYKLHGAINQFKYEYIESSNSYKGYDYFITNDYQAKHWARDTDDQGNAIQQFNPNIDPSFITGNNKVELITTDKMYSELYKKFSDTLPKSDKLVIIGYSYNDEHINSVIEGSIKTISQIINVNPFQAFPFSHENITNINPLNDNLSI; this is encoded by the coding sequence ATGAATATTTCATTCGTATTAGGTGCAGGTTTTTCTTTTAATGCAGGAATACCCATTGTTTCAGGAATAAGTGAAAGATTTACACAAGAAAGGATTCATGAAAATATATTACATTTCCCTTCAGAAGAAAGTGCATGGAGTGAGTTTGCAATTCCCGCTGATGTGAAAAATGGAAGTATATCCCATGACAAAGATGTATTAGGGTTTATTTTACAAGAATTGGTTTCAACTTTCCTTGAAGAAAATATCGATGATAACGGAGTATTAAATTATGAGGATTTTTATTTTTGGTCTAGAAATTATCTAGTAAATAATATCAATTGGATTACAGTAGTTGAGAGCGCTTCTGAGAACTATTATAAAGAGTATAAATCAAAATTAAAGAGGTTTGATACTATTACTCCAAAACATGTATTTTCATGTATACTACATTTAATTAGAGACCTTCTAGAGATAAGGAGAGAAATACATTCGTTAAGAAGCGATTATTCATACTTTATTAAAGTTATAAGTGATAATAGTAATGAGATTAATATTTTCACCTTAAATCATGATCTTTTACTTGAAATATTAATGGAAAACAGTTCATTAAATTATTCAAATGGTTTTTCAACTAGTAAGAGTACTTTGATAGATGATGATAAAAGCTCTTTGGCAATATTTGATAATACTTTTGATGAGAGAATAAAAATATATAAACTTCACGGTGCAATAAACCAGTTTAAATACGAGTACATTGAATCAAGTAATTCATATAAAGGATATGATTATTTTATAACAAATGATTACCAAGCCAAGCATTGGGCAAGAGATACAGATGATCAAGGAAATGCCATTCAACAATTTAACCCTAACATAGATCCAAGTTTTATTACAGGAAACAATAAGGTGGAGCTTATCACTACTGATAAAATGTATTCAGAACTATACAAAAAATTTAGTGATACCCTCCCAAAATCAGATAAGTTAGTTATTATAGGCTACTCTTACAATGACGAGCATATTAATAGTGTAATTGAAGGATCAATTAAAACAATAAGTCAAATTATTAATGTAAATCCTTTTCAAGCCTTTCCTTTTTCTCATGAAAATATTACCAACATTAATCCACTAAATGACAATCTTTCAATTTAG
- a CDS encoding protein kinase domain-containing protein has translation MENQYFTSQGICINIQCLPFQSGGEGEVFSIVSPDDYKNKCAKIFYPSKRNDIRKKKLEFMVANSPPKLEEEQYRICWPLTLLYQHNSFVGFIMPLAYSNSIQLYELCTPKIKPKLLPEWSKFDRTTGEGVVIRLKLCVNIAIAIHIIHCMKKYVLVDMKPQNILVNQIGNISIIDLDSIQISNGKKVAFYGPVATPEYVPPEGIQLKPNENHIPSSWDLFSLAVIFYEIIFGLHPFAATANGKYETCTTISDKISSGLFPYGSNSKFITMMPPLHHNFTLLPNVLQSYFIRAFDNKIFKPEHRPSSEMWGKFFFKEINQPSKRNKSRVKLGSSNIYKPKSNINPEIKINSSKTVLLSAKISNNTYAETSWIIAALCHLMLFGTGLFYVDKSIKRKWVYPLSVTYCIIATYLSEKVLIFGTELGFISIIVGVFVGYFIGLIDTLATLYNRKNL, from the coding sequence ATGGAAAACCAATATTTTACTTCACAAGGTATTTGTATAAATATTCAATGTCTACCTTTTCAATCTGGAGGAGAGGGTGAGGTTTTTAGTATTGTTAGTCCTGATGATTATAAAAATAAATGTGCAAAAATTTTTTATCCAAGCAAAAGGAATGACATAAGGAAAAAAAAGCTTGAGTTTATGGTGGCAAACTCACCTCCTAAACTGGAGGAAGAGCAATATAGAATCTGCTGGCCTCTAACTCTACTTTACCAACATAATAGTTTTGTAGGTTTTATTATGCCATTAGCGTATTCTAATAGTATTCAATTATATGAGCTTTGCACCCCTAAAATTAAGCCTAAATTACTTCCAGAGTGGAGCAAGTTTGATCGTACAACAGGTGAAGGTGTTGTCATCAGATTAAAGTTATGCGTTAATATTGCAATTGCTATCCATATTATTCACTGCATGAAAAAGTATGTTTTAGTGGATATGAAACCTCAAAATATTTTAGTTAATCAAATAGGGAATATTTCTATTATTGATTTGGATTCTATTCAAATTTCTAATGGAAAAAAAGTAGCTTTTTATGGCCCGGTTGCTACTCCTGAATACGTGCCTCCTGAAGGAATTCAACTTAAACCAAATGAAAATCATATCCCTTCCAGTTGGGACTTATTTTCATTGGCAGTGATTTTTTATGAAATTATTTTTGGGTTGCATCCATTTGCGGCAACAGCAAATGGCAAATATGAAACCTGTACCACAATTAGTGATAAGATATCGAGTGGGCTTTTTCCTTATGGATCAAACTCAAAGTTCATTACTATGATGCCCCCTCTTCATCATAATTTTACCTTATTGCCTAATGTGCTACAATCTTATTTCATCAGAGCTTTTGACAATAAAATTTTTAAGCCAGAACATCGGCCATCTTCAGAAATGTGGGGCAAATTTTTTTTCAAAGAGATAAACCAACCTTCTAAAAGAAATAAATCTAGAGTTAAATTAGGTTCTTCAAATATATATAAACCAAAATCTAATATTAATCCTGAAATTAAAATTAATTCTTCTAAGACAGTCCTTTTATCAGCAAAAATATCTAACAATACTTACGCAGAAACAAGTTGGATTATAGCTGCTTTATGTCACTTAATGTTGTTTGGAACGGGTTTATTTTATGTTGATAAATCAATTAAAAGAAAGTGGGTTTACCCCTTAAGTGTTACATATTGTATTATTGCGACTTATTTATCAGAGAAGGTTTTAATCTTCGGTACAGAATTAGGATTCATTTCTATTATTGTAGGTGTATTTGTTGGATATTTTATTGGGCTAATTGACACATTGGCAACTTTGTACAATAGGAAAAACCTTTAA
- a CDS encoding tyrosine-type recombinase/integrase codes for MATFKIIIKKAKREPVILDDGTVTIYIKYTHFEKSSLFSTGVRVSYEDWQDDQRYPVKGVGKESKNRRINQFKSYLEKLVGDLIQKGVEPTTKNLKAINAHQQEQAKQKEEQEIRKKTEENVILQYNKFLEYSLTCKEKSTVRTLAITKHKLQKFMAYHKIKTLSVLEIDLSFYDKFKKFLSEKEGNSDHTIGNRIISLKNFLHWYEDRGGKVHLDTKRRAFKAFRETQPVPIYLTKDELETFANVDFQEEHFKWVQDYFVFQCNTGLRIGDMLLLRPHHIKGDVIEMISEKTSKRIFVPLTPKAKEILSKYDNRLPKKLKHRYNLYIKDALKIAGIDSLVEIRRKFQGKDQTITVPKYEAISSHNAVKTFITLALQAGISPKTVAEITGKTVAVIIKHYYGSNEDQLKAEMAKAFG; via the coding sequence ATGGCAACGTTTAAAATTATTATTAAAAAAGCTAAAAGGGAGCCAGTAATATTAGATGATGGTACAGTAACTATCTATATTAAATATACACACTTTGAAAAATCATCTTTATTTTCTACAGGTGTTAGAGTTTCCTATGAAGATTGGCAGGACGATCAACGGTATCCTGTGAAGGGAGTAGGTAAGGAAAGTAAAAATAGAAGGATCAACCAATTCAAAAGTTATTTAGAAAAGTTGGTTGGGGACTTAATCCAAAAAGGAGTAGAACCAACTACTAAAAATCTTAAGGCTATTAACGCTCATCAACAGGAACAAGCCAAGCAGAAAGAAGAACAGGAGATTAGAAAAAAGACTGAAGAAAATGTAATTCTCCAATATAATAAGTTTTTAGAATACTCACTGACTTGTAAAGAAAAATCAACTGTAAGGACTTTAGCCATTACTAAACATAAGCTACAAAAGTTTATGGCATATCATAAAATAAAAACTCTATCAGTATTAGAGATAGATTTATCGTTTTATGATAAATTCAAAAAATTCCTATCAGAAAAAGAAGGAAACTCAGATCATACTATTGGAAATAGAATTATCAGTTTAAAAAACTTTCTTCATTGGTATGAGGATAGGGGAGGTAAAGTACACTTAGATACCAAACGGAGAGCATTCAAAGCATTCCGAGAAACACAGCCTGTACCAATCTACTTAACAAAAGATGAATTAGAAACCTTTGCTAACGTTGATTTTCAGGAGGAACATTTCAAGTGGGTACAAGACTATTTTGTTTTTCAATGTAATACAGGACTTCGTATTGGTGATATGCTTTTACTAAGACCTCATCATATTAAAGGAGATGTCATTGAAATGATTTCAGAGAAAACTAGTAAGAGAATTTTTGTGCCCTTAACTCCCAAAGCCAAAGAGATTCTTAGCAAGTATGATAATCGTTTACCTAAGAAACTAAAACATCGTTACAATCTTTACATTAAAGACGCTTTGAAGATTGCCGGTATTGATTCCTTAGTAGAGATTAGAAGAAAATTTCAGGGTAAAGATCAAACTATTACTGTTCCTAAGTACGAAGCTATTTCCAGTCACAATGCCGTAAAAACATTTATTACTTTAGCTCTACAAGCTGGTATTAGCCCCAAAACTGTAGCAGAAATAACCGGCAAGACAGTAGCTGTTATTATTAAGCATTACTATGGAAGTAATGAAGATCAACTCAAGGCGGAAATGGCTAAAGCTTTTGGATAA
- a CDS encoding PP2C family serine/threonine-protein phosphatase has product MDFITNLLSKALFFELIFLIILLIGVNIYQFFYYRKKINQLTLSSNKQKSKFSSSTKKNLKITDPPLSLTGELSAEAFNTSNALSNLSNNVNNILMDWIVVGASVIGKSHIQMNLPCQDNYHYKPLKNGWGLAIISDGAGSAKHSDIGSHYAAKNAVEETFIKDFLEKDWYNNKAFPTDKEWKNFSVINFYKIRKKLEDYAKDHQYQPIDLACTLIVIFYHAQGILVSHIGDGRAGYKNIKGEWKPLITPWKGEEANSTIFITSNIWETEEVAKNYIGANVVRDEITAFTLMSDGCEDAAFEHSKMDSLTQKWVDPNQPHENFFNPLISSLKAMKQEKLSNYDIQQKWKKFLQEGNHVLKNEPDDKTMILGVLDI; this is encoded by the coding sequence ATGGATTTCATAACAAACTTGCTTAGTAAGGCATTGTTTTTTGAACTCATTTTCTTGATCATTCTTCTTATCGGAGTAAATATTTATCAGTTTTTTTATTACAGAAAAAAAATTAACCAGTTGACCCTAAGCTCTAATAAGCAAAAATCAAAATTCAGTTCTTCTACTAAAAAAAATCTCAAAATAACAGATCCTCCATTATCATTAACAGGTGAACTAAGTGCTGAAGCCTTTAATACTTCTAATGCTCTATCTAACCTATCAAATAATGTAAATAATATTTTAATGGATTGGATTGTAGTTGGAGCCTCAGTTATTGGAAAATCTCATATCCAAATGAATCTTCCTTGTCAAGATAATTATCATTACAAACCCTTAAAGAATGGATGGGGTTTAGCAATCATATCTGATGGAGCAGGTTCGGCTAAACATTCTGATATTGGATCTCATTATGCTGCTAAAAATGCTGTTGAAGAAACCTTCATAAAGGACTTTTTAGAAAAAGACTGGTATAATAACAAAGCTTTTCCTACTGATAAAGAATGGAAAAATTTCTCTGTTATAAATTTTTATAAAATAAGGAAGAAATTAGAAGATTACGCTAAAGATCATCAATATCAACCCATAGATTTAGCTTGTACCTTGATCGTTATATTTTACCATGCTCAAGGAATCCTTGTTTCACATATTGGTGATGGCAGAGCTGGGTATAAAAATATTAAGGGTGAATGGAAACCATTAATCACTCCCTGGAAAGGTGAAGAAGCAAATTCTACGATTTTTATTACTTCCAACATTTGGGAGACAGAAGAAGTTGCAAAAAACTATATAGGAGCAAACGTTGTAAGGGACGAAATAACTGCGTTTACATTGATGTCAGATGGTTGTGAAGATGCCGCTTTTGAACACAGCAAAATGGACTCCCTTACTCAAAAATGGGTGGATCCAAATCAACCCCATGAAAATTTTTTTAATCCTCTAATAAGTTCACTGAAGGCTATGAAACAAGAGAAGTTATCAAACTACGATATACAACAAAAATGGAAAAAGTTTTTACAAGAAGGAAACCATGTCTTGAAAAATGAACCTGACGATAAAACTATGATTTTGGGAGTTCTTGACATCTAA
- a CDS encoding helix-turn-helix domain-containing protein: MNVNFNDENQEQANPVLGVISFNQLKKELGCSRYFIYSLVNNGKLKKWYIGDKVYFLIAEVKGLLSEERQSA, encoded by the coding sequence ATGAACGTAAATTTTAATGATGAAAACCAGGAACAAGCTAATCCAGTACTAGGTGTTATTAGCTTCAACCAATTAAAGAAAGAACTTGGATGTTCACGTTACTTCATTTACAGTTTAGTCAACAATGGCAAATTGAAGAAGTGGTACATTGGAGATAAGGTTTATTTCTTAATTGCAGAAGTAAAAGGTTTGCTTAGTGAGGAGAGGCAAAGTGCGTAA
- a CDS encoding sodium:calcium antiporter, translating to MSLWLAIVIFIGLAAVVGFAGTHLTKAADQFADITGFGEALVGGILLGAITSISGIVTSVTAAYEGQAELAFSNAVGGIAAQTVFLAVADIAYPRANLEHASASFTNLLQGVLLIGMLGFVILVMSTNSVTVIGTHPASVGLITIYIFGTRLISRAKKHPMWEPSDTSETVEDVPDADKQEDVNLVWLIVRFVVLAGVVGFAGYYIAQVGILITEKSGVSASFMGALFTSVATSLPELVVSVSAVRQGALTLAVSNIIGGNSFDILFLAFADVAYQEDSIYHAATNSQLFIISLTILLTSVLLMGLLHRQKYGIGRVGWESLLSIFIFIVGYILLYMM from the coding sequence ATGAGTTTATGGCTGGCTATTGTAATTTTTATCGGTTTAGCTGCAGTAGTAGGTTTTGCCGGCACACATCTAACTAAAGCTGCTGATCAATTTGCTGACATTACTGGCTTTGGTGAAGCATTGGTTGGTGGTATTTTATTGGGAGCTATTACTTCTATTTCAGGAATAGTTACCTCTGTTACCGCAGCTTATGAAGGTCAGGCTGAGTTAGCTTTTAGTAATGCTGTTGGTGGTATAGCCGCCCAGACAGTTTTCTTAGCAGTGGCTGATATTGCCTATCCTCGGGCTAACTTAGAACATGCATCAGCCTCTTTTACAAACTTGTTACAGGGCGTATTACTAATTGGCATGCTTGGTTTTGTAATATTGGTGATGTCTACAAATTCCGTTACGGTAATAGGTACCCACCCTGCATCTGTCGGGTTAATCACAATATATATTTTTGGAACACGCTTGATCTCTAGGGCAAAAAAACATCCCATGTGGGAACCTTCCGATACCTCTGAAACTGTAGAAGATGTACCTGATGCGGATAAACAGGAAGATGTTAATCTGGTATGGCTGATTGTTCGCTTTGTAGTGTTAGCTGGAGTAGTAGGTTTTGCAGGCTATTATATCGCTCAAGTAGGGATACTGATTACAGAAAAATCAGGAGTATCTGCCTCTTTTATGGGAGCTCTTTTTACTTCAGTAGCCACTTCCCTACCCGAACTGGTTGTTTCAGTCTCAGCGGTACGACAAGGGGCGCTTACCCTAGCCGTAAGCAATATCATTGGAGGTAATAGTTTCGACATTTTATTTCTTGCTTTCGCTGATGTTGCTTATCAGGAAGATTCCATTTACCATGCTGCAACAAATTCGCAATTATTTATCATTTCACTTACCATACTGCTAACTTCTGTATTGCTGATGGGTTTACTTCATCGTCAGAAGTACGGTATTGGTCGTGTAGGCTGGGAAAGTTTGCTCTCTATCTTTATTTTCATTGTAGGTTATATATTACTATATATGATGTAA
- a CDS encoding tetratricopeptide repeat protein, which produces MKINQPLTFVILLLSTILAFSVQAQDEEQIELAQQYDDKGEVEKAKSIYDDLADKKKLIPVIHGRYFRLLVNNGYLDEAEKYVNKALKSYPQNIIYRLDAGILQIRMGDNEKADKYFDEVLNEVQSDPYKIRLVAGHFIKSDMLEKAIDYYEEGRQASNDPNLFALELANVYRRINEKDKMVLEYLKYADEDEARISYVKNVLQNILTEEEDLQSLSDMLLNKIQEEPDKQLYNELLIWINLQQKNFYGAFMQARAIDRRNRSDGERVMDVAGIALENQDYENALKMYDYIIEKYPRTSSYVSARRYKIKAREEMVKNRYPVDQEDIIKLIEDYQNFIDESSKSAIGPSHATLEAMRSQALLYAFYLDEKDRAIEALNTVAQHPKASRELRARCKLDMGDIYLLIDQPWESTLLYSQVEKDYKEEPVGYEAKLRNAKLSYYKGEFELAQSHLDVLKLATTREIANDAMSLSLLIQNNTALDTTETAMQDYAKVELLLFQNKQDEALEKLDSMLNLYENHELADEIHWLMASIDMKLGNFDESLNHLGIITQSFGYDILGDNALYMTGKIYEEQLQEEDKAMEVYTTFLREHPGSVYIADVRKRLRNLRGDFSVN; this is translated from the coding sequence ATGAAAATAAATCAACCTCTAACATTTGTTATTCTTTTGTTATCGACTATTTTAGCTTTCTCAGTACAAGCGCAAGATGAGGAGCAAATAGAACTTGCCCAGCAATACGATGATAAAGGAGAAGTAGAAAAAGCTAAGTCGATATATGACGATTTGGCAGACAAGAAAAAATTGATACCCGTGATCCATGGCCGATACTTCAGGCTGCTGGTGAACAACGGTTATCTGGATGAAGCAGAAAAATATGTTAACAAAGCCCTTAAGTCATATCCCCAAAATATTATCTACCGACTGGATGCCGGCATCCTGCAGATACGAATGGGAGATAATGAAAAGGCTGACAAATATTTTGATGAAGTACTCAATGAGGTTCAGTCTGATCCATATAAGATTCGTCTTGTGGCAGGCCACTTTATCAAAAGTGATATGTTGGAAAAAGCTATTGACTACTACGAAGAGGGGAGACAAGCTAGCAATGACCCCAACCTTTTTGCTCTGGAACTTGCCAATGTATACCGTCGGATCAATGAGAAAGATAAAATGGTACTGGAATATCTTAAGTATGCCGACGAAGATGAAGCCCGGATAAGTTATGTAAAGAATGTACTGCAAAACATTCTGACTGAGGAAGAAGATCTGCAAAGCCTGTCTGATATGCTGCTTAACAAAATTCAGGAAGAGCCAGATAAGCAGTTGTACAATGAATTACTCATCTGGATTAACCTGCAGCAGAAAAACTTTTACGGAGCCTTTATGCAAGCCAGAGCTATAGACAGAAGAAACAGATCCGATGGAGAAAGAGTCATGGATGTGGCCGGCATAGCGTTGGAAAACCAGGACTACGAAAATGCCCTGAAGATGTACGATTACATCATTGAAAAATATCCCAGAACCTCTAGCTATGTATCGGCAAGAAGATATAAGATCAAGGCCAGAGAAGAAATGGTTAAGAATCGTTATCCGGTTGATCAGGAAGATATCATTAAGCTGATTGAAGACTATCAGAACTTCATAGATGAAAGTAGCAAGTCGGCTATTGGTCCAAGCCATGCGACTTTAGAAGCCATGCGTAGTCAGGCATTACTGTATGCGTTTTATCTGGATGAAAAAGACAGGGCTATTGAAGCTTTAAATACCGTGGCTCAGCATCCTAAAGCCAGCAGAGAATTAAGGGCGAGATGCAAGCTGGATATGGGAGATATCTACTTGCTCATTGATCAACCTTGGGAATCTACATTATTATATTCCCAGGTGGAAAAAGACTATAAAGAAGAACCAGTAGGCTATGAAGCCAAGTTGAGGAATGCGAAACTATCTTATTATAAAGGGGAGTTTGAACTAGCTCAGAGCCACCTAGATGTACTTAAACTTGCTACTACAAGAGAAATTGCTAATGATGCCATGTCTCTCAGCCTGTTAATACAAAATAATACAGCGCTGGATACCACTGAGACAGCGATGCAAGATTATGCTAAGGTAGAACTCCTGTTATTTCAAAATAAACAGGATGAAGCATTGGAGAAACTGGATAGTATGCTCAATCTTTACGAGAACCATGAACTGGCAGATGAGATACACTGGCTTATGGCCAGTATAGATATGAAGCTTGGTAACTTTGATGAATCTCTGAATCACTTAGGCATTATCACACAGTCATTTGGCTATGATATACTCGGGGATAATGCTTTATACATGACAGGAAAGATTTATGAGGAGCAACTTCAGGAAGAAGACAAAGCTATGGAAGTTTATACTACCTTTTTAAGAGAACATCCCGGAAGTGTGTATATAGCTGACGTACGTAAAAGACTCCGAAACCTTAGAGGAGATTTTAGTGTCAATTAA